The proteins below come from a single Hemibagrus wyckioides isolate EC202008001 linkage group LG22, SWU_Hwy_1.0, whole genome shotgun sequence genomic window:
- the LOC131343458 gene encoding uncharacterized protein LOC131343458 isoform X2: protein MLVFLKKKVCCILFKTTVDMLYSVNILTTPPTHRYIIIWFAEHTVSSFCLTSYTMLSGSATAMVQFMTLSVFLCIIGLLSETLNSLSLEAEVGDNVTIWCQHDLKRSDNIFWFKHTSDSVPFLLGCKRFLTSAPSEPCYFFSESERIVMSVHGSKTSLTITAVNVSDTGLYYCSFMHLDQVRFSNTTYLQMKGNKTLSTSDRAEGSVSLDLSFILNVVFGAVIVFLLIILKHRKTHAGDTTDRHDDEDQEPDSVNYAALQFSKKKTKTGRFSELIYSHVVYNAIR from the exons ATGCTGGTCTTCCTGAAAAAGAAGGTTTGCTGCATTCTATTCAAAACAACTGTAGACATGTTATATAGTGTTAATATCCTCAccacaccccctacacacagatacatcaTCATTTGGTTTGCTGAACACACAgtttcctctttctgtctcacctcatACACAATGCTATCAGGCTCAGCAACAGCAATGGTTCAGTTTATGACTCTGTCTGTGTTCCTCTGCATCATTG GTTTGCTCTCAGAGACTCTGAACTCTTTAAGTCTGGAGGCAGAAGTTGGAGATAACGTCACTATTTGGTGTCAACATGATCTGAAACGTTCAGATAATATCTTCTGGTTTAAACACACGAGTGATTCAGTTCCATTTCTTCTTGGGTGTAAAAGGTTTTTAACATCAGCTCCATCAGAGCCGTGTTACTTCtttagtgagagtgagagaatagtGATGTCTGTTCATGGCAGTAAAACGTCTCTCACAATCACTGCAGTAAACGTCTCTGATACAGGACTCTATTACTGCAGCTTCATGCATCTGGACCAAGTTAGATTTAGCAACACGACCTATTTACAAATGAAAG gaaataaaacactgtctACCTCAGACAGAGCAGAAG GTTCAGTGTCTCTGGATCTGTCTTTCATACTGAATGTGGTGTTTGGTGCAGTGATTGTGTTTCTTCTCATCATACTGaagcacagaaaaacacacgctg GTGATACAACTGACAGACATGATGATGAG GATCAGGAGCCTGATTCAGTGAACTACGCTGCTCTGCAGTTCTCtaagaagaaaacaaagacaGGAAGATTTAGTGAATTAATATATTCACATGTTGTATATAATGCTATCAGATAA
- the LOC131343781 gene encoding BOLA class I histocompatibility antigen, alpha chain BL3-6-like produces the protein MFGCELHDDNTTRGYTQYGYDGEDFISLDLENLTYTAAKPQAVITKNMWDPVKQWTSYMKNYLENICIGWLKKYVSYGRETLERKGNNVLIFLSLCVSADPPTASVIQKHSPSPEVVCHATGFFPKEVMISWRKDGEDVNEDVELRETLPNQDGSFQKRSILKVPAEDLQKHTYTCVIQHSSLKEELVLNVRNENGR, from the exons ATGTTCGGCTGTGAGCTCCATGATGACAACACCACCAGAGGATACACACAGTACGGGTATGATGGAGAAGATTTCATCAGTCTGGATCTGGAAAATCTCACCTACACTGCAGCTAAACCTCAAGCTGTGATCACCAAGAACATGTGGGATCCTGTAAAACAGTGGACTAGTTACATGAAGAACTACCTGGAGAACATCTGTATCGGGTGGTTAAAGAAGTACGTGTCTTATGGCAGAGAGACTCTGGAGAGGAAAggtaat aatgttttaatatttctgtctctgtgtgtctctgcagaTCCTCCTACAGCATCAGTGATCCAGAAACACTCGCCTTCTCCAGAGGTGGTGTGTCACGCTACaggtttcttccccaaagaGGTGATGATCTCCTGGAGGAAGGACGGAGAGGACGTGAACGAGGACGTGGAGCTCAGAGAGACGTTACCCAACCAGGATGGAAGCTTCCAGAAGAGAAGCATTCTGAAAGTCCCAGCTGAGgatctgcagaaacacacctacacctgcgTGATTCAGCACAGCAGCTTGAAGGAGGAGTTAGTGCTGAATGTGAGGAACGAGAATGGTagat
- the LOC131343458 gene encoding uncharacterized protein LOC131343458 isoform X4 gives MLVFLKKKVCCILFKTTVDMLYSVNILTTPPTHRYIIIWFAEHTVSSFCLTSYTMLSGSATAMVQFMTLSVFLCIIGLLSETLNSLSLEAEVGDNVTIWCQHDLKRSDNIFWFKHTSDSVPFLLGCKRFLTSAPSEPCYFFSESERIVMSVHGSKTSLTITAVNVSDTGLYYCSFMHLDQVRFSNTTYLQMKGNKTLSTSDRAEVIVFLLIILKHRKTHAGDTTDRHDDEDQEPDSVNYAALQFSKKKTKTGRFSELIYSHVVYNAIR, from the exons ATGCTGGTCTTCCTGAAAAAGAAGGTTTGCTGCATTCTATTCAAAACAACTGTAGACATGTTATATAGTGTTAATATCCTCAccacaccccctacacacagatacatcaTCATTTGGTTTGCTGAACACACAgtttcctctttctgtctcacctcatACACAATGCTATCAGGCTCAGCAACAGCAATGGTTCAGTTTATGACTCTGTCTGTGTTCCTCTGCATCATTG GTTTGCTCTCAGAGACTCTGAACTCTTTAAGTCTGGAGGCAGAAGTTGGAGATAACGTCACTATTTGGTGTCAACATGATCTGAAACGTTCAGATAATATCTTCTGGTTTAAACACACGAGTGATTCAGTTCCATTTCTTCTTGGGTGTAAAAGGTTTTTAACATCAGCTCCATCAGAGCCGTGTTACTTCtttagtgagagtgagagaatagtGATGTCTGTTCATGGCAGTAAAACGTCTCTCACAATCACTGCAGTAAACGTCTCTGATACAGGACTCTATTACTGCAGCTTCATGCATCTGGACCAAGTTAGATTTAGCAACACGACCTATTTACAAATGAAAG gaaataaaacactgtctACCTCAGACAGAGCAGAAG TGATTGTGTTTCTTCTCATCATACTGaagcacagaaaaacacacgctg GTGATACAACTGACAGACATGATGATGAG GATCAGGAGCCTGATTCAGTGAACTACGCTGCTCTGCAGTTCTCtaagaagaaaacaaagacaGGAAGATTTAGTGAATTAATATATTCACATGTTGTATATAATGCTATCAGATAA
- the LOC131343458 gene encoding uncharacterized protein LOC131343458 isoform X3: MLVFLKKKVCCILFKTTVDMLYSVNILTTPPTHRYIIIWFAEHTVSSFCLTSYTMLSGSATAMVQFMTLSVFLCIIGLLSETLNSLSLEAEVGDNVTIWCQHDLKRSDNIFWFKHTSDSVPFLLGCKRFLTSAPSEPCYFFSESERIVMSVHGSKTSLTITAVNVSDTGLYYCSFMHLDQVRFSNTTYLQMKAGNKTLSTSDRAEVIVFLLIILKHRKTHAGDTTDRHDDEDQEPDSVNYAALQFSKKKTKTGRFSELIYSHVVYNAIR, encoded by the exons ATGCTGGTCTTCCTGAAAAAGAAGGTTTGCTGCATTCTATTCAAAACAACTGTAGACATGTTATATAGTGTTAATATCCTCAccacaccccctacacacagatacatcaTCATTTGGTTTGCTGAACACACAgtttcctctttctgtctcacctcatACACAATGCTATCAGGCTCAGCAACAGCAATGGTTCAGTTTATGACTCTGTCTGTGTTCCTCTGCATCATTG GTTTGCTCTCAGAGACTCTGAACTCTTTAAGTCTGGAGGCAGAAGTTGGAGATAACGTCACTATTTGGTGTCAACATGATCTGAAACGTTCAGATAATATCTTCTGGTTTAAACACACGAGTGATTCAGTTCCATTTCTTCTTGGGTGTAAAAGGTTTTTAACATCAGCTCCATCAGAGCCGTGTTACTTCtttagtgagagtgagagaatagtGATGTCTGTTCATGGCAGTAAAACGTCTCTCACAATCACTGCAGTAAACGTCTCTGATACAGGACTCTATTACTGCAGCTTCATGCATCTGGACCAAGTTAGATTTAGCAACACGACCTATTTACAAATGAAAG caggaaataaaacactgtctACCTCAGACAGAGCAGAAG TGATTGTGTTTCTTCTCATCATACTGaagcacagaaaaacacacgctg GTGATACAACTGACAGACATGATGATGAG GATCAGGAGCCTGATTCAGTGAACTACGCTGCTCTGCAGTTCTCtaagaagaaaacaaagacaGGAAGATTTAGTGAATTAATATATTCACATGTTGTATATAATGCTATCAGATAA
- the LOC131343453 gene encoding BOLA class I histocompatibility antigen, alpha chain BL3-6-like isoform X2: MARSSAMIKTLVFFTCSLHLSSAVTHSLQYFYTAVTPGINFPEFTTVGQVDGVQFDYYDSDIRKKIPKTEWIQKNEGEDYWNSETQISQGNQETFKVNMATLMQRFNQTGGVHTVQMMYGCELHDDGTVRGYEQYGYDGEDFLSFHLKTKTWIAPKRQAVITKNKWDPNTGYNTNEKNYLEKECIKWLQEYVSYGRDTLERKDPPTASVIQKHSPSPEVVCHATGFFPKEVMISWRKDGEDVNEDVELRETLPNQDGSFQKRSILKVPAEDLQKHTYTCVIQHSSLKEELVLEVPKGGLMAVIVGVLVALVVLVAVVAGIMVWKKKNSGFRRAPEKSPSSSEHELLYD; encoded by the exons tcacacactctctgCAGTATTTCTACACTGCAGTTACACCTGGAATAAATTTCCCAGAATTCACCACTGTGGGTCAGGTGGATGGAGTACAGTTTGATTATTATGACAGTGACATCAGGAAGAAGATCCCAAAGACGGAGTGGATACAGAAGAATGAGGGAGAAGATTACTGGAACAGTGAGACACAGATTTCACAGGGGAATCAGGAGACCTTCAAAGTCAATATGGCTACACTAATGCAGCGCTTTAATCAGACTggag gagttcACACAGTGCAGATGATGTACGGCTGTGAGCTCCATGATGATGGGACTGTTAGAGGATACGAGCAGTACGGTTATGATGGAGAAGATTTCCTCAGTTTTCATCTGAAAACTAAAACCTGGATCGCTCCAAAACGTCAAGCTGTGATCACCAAGAACAAGTGGGATCCTAATACTGGTTATAATACAAATGAGAAGAACTACCTGGAGAAGGAGTgtattaagtggttacaggagTACGTGTCTTACGGCAGAGACACTCTGGAGAGGAAAG aTCCTCCTACAGCATCAGTGATCCAGAAACACTCGCCTTCTCCAGAGGTGGTGTGTCACGCTACaggtttcttccccaaagaGGTGATGATCTCCTGGAGGAAGGACGGAGAGGACGTGAACGAGGACGTGGAGCTCAGAGAGACGTTACCCAACCAGGATGGAAGCTTCCAGAAGAGAAGCATTCTGAAAGTCCCAGCTGAGgatctgcagaaacacacctacacctgcgTGATTCAGCACAGCAGCTTGAAGGAGGAGTTAGTGCTAGAAGTACCAAAAGG AGGACTGATGGCTGTCATCGTTGGTGTTCTCGTGGCTCTCGTTGTTCTCGTTGCCGTTGTTgctggaattatggtctggaagaagaagaactctg GCTTCAGACGTGCTCCAGAAAAGTCACCAAGCT CCTCAGAACATGAATTACTTTACGACTAG
- the LOC131343453 gene encoding BOLA class I histocompatibility antigen, alpha chain BL3-6-like isoform X1 yields MARSSAMIKTLVFFTCSLHLSSAVTHSLQYFYTAVTPGINFPEFTTVGQVDGVQFDYYDSDIRKKIPKTEWIQKNEGEDYWNSETQISQGNQETFKVNMATLMQRFNQTGGVHTVQMMYGCELHDDGTVRGYEQYGYDGEDFLSFHLKTKTWIAPKRQAVITKNKWDPNTGYNTNEKNYLEKECIKWLQEYVSYGRDTLERKDPPTASVIQKHSPSPEVVCHATGFFPKEVMISWRKDGEDVNEDVELRETLPNQDGSFQKRSILKVPAEDLQKHTYTCVIQHSSLKEELVLEVPKGGGLMAVIVGVLVALVVLVAVVAGIMVWKKKNSGFRRAPEKSPSSSEHELLYD; encoded by the exons tcacacactctctgCAGTATTTCTACACTGCAGTTACACCTGGAATAAATTTCCCAGAATTCACCACTGTGGGTCAGGTGGATGGAGTACAGTTTGATTATTATGACAGTGACATCAGGAAGAAGATCCCAAAGACGGAGTGGATACAGAAGAATGAGGGAGAAGATTACTGGAACAGTGAGACACAGATTTCACAGGGGAATCAGGAGACCTTCAAAGTCAATATGGCTACACTAATGCAGCGCTTTAATCAGACTggag gagttcACACAGTGCAGATGATGTACGGCTGTGAGCTCCATGATGATGGGACTGTTAGAGGATACGAGCAGTACGGTTATGATGGAGAAGATTTCCTCAGTTTTCATCTGAAAACTAAAACCTGGATCGCTCCAAAACGTCAAGCTGTGATCACCAAGAACAAGTGGGATCCTAATACTGGTTATAATACAAATGAGAAGAACTACCTGGAGAAGGAGTgtattaagtggttacaggagTACGTGTCTTACGGCAGAGACACTCTGGAGAGGAAAG aTCCTCCTACAGCATCAGTGATCCAGAAACACTCGCCTTCTCCAGAGGTGGTGTGTCACGCTACaggtttcttccccaaagaGGTGATGATCTCCTGGAGGAAGGACGGAGAGGACGTGAACGAGGACGTGGAGCTCAGAGAGACGTTACCCAACCAGGATGGAAGCTTCCAGAAGAGAAGCATTCTGAAAGTCCCAGCTGAGgatctgcagaaacacacctacacctgcgTGATTCAGCACAGCAGCTTGAAGGAGGAGTTAGTGCTAGAAGTACCAAAAG GTGGAGGACTGATGGCTGTCATCGTTGGTGTTCTCGTGGCTCTCGTTGTTCTCGTTGCCGTTGTTgctggaattatggtctggaagaagaagaactctg GCTTCAGACGTGCTCCAGAAAAGTCACCAAGCT CCTCAGAACATGAATTACTTTACGACTAG
- the LOC131343458 gene encoding uncharacterized protein LOC131343458 isoform X1: MLVFLKKKVCCILFKTTVDMLYSVNILTTPPTHRYIIIWFAEHTVSSFCLTSYTMLSGSATAMVQFMTLSVFLCIIGLLSETLNSLSLEAEVGDNVTIWCQHDLKRSDNIFWFKHTSDSVPFLLGCKRFLTSAPSEPCYFFSESERIVMSVHGSKTSLTITAVNVSDTGLYYCSFMHLDQVRFSNTTYLQMKAGNKTLSTSDRAEGSVSLDLSFILNVVFGAVIVFLLIILKHRKTHAGDTTDRHDDEDQEPDSVNYAALQFSKKKTKTGRFSELIYSHVVYNAIR, from the exons ATGCTGGTCTTCCTGAAAAAGAAGGTTTGCTGCATTCTATTCAAAACAACTGTAGACATGTTATATAGTGTTAATATCCTCAccacaccccctacacacagatacatcaTCATTTGGTTTGCTGAACACACAgtttcctctttctgtctcacctcatACACAATGCTATCAGGCTCAGCAACAGCAATGGTTCAGTTTATGACTCTGTCTGTGTTCCTCTGCATCATTG GTTTGCTCTCAGAGACTCTGAACTCTTTAAGTCTGGAGGCAGAAGTTGGAGATAACGTCACTATTTGGTGTCAACATGATCTGAAACGTTCAGATAATATCTTCTGGTTTAAACACACGAGTGATTCAGTTCCATTTCTTCTTGGGTGTAAAAGGTTTTTAACATCAGCTCCATCAGAGCCGTGTTACTTCtttagtgagagtgagagaatagtGATGTCTGTTCATGGCAGTAAAACGTCTCTCACAATCACTGCAGTAAACGTCTCTGATACAGGACTCTATTACTGCAGCTTCATGCATCTGGACCAAGTTAGATTTAGCAACACGACCTATTTACAAATGAAAG caggaaataaaacactgtctACCTCAGACAGAGCAGAAG GTTCAGTGTCTCTGGATCTGTCTTTCATACTGAATGTGGTGTTTGGTGCAGTGATTGTGTTTCTTCTCATCATACTGaagcacagaaaaacacacgctg GTGATACAACTGACAGACATGATGATGAG GATCAGGAGCCTGATTCAGTGAACTACGCTGCTCTGCAGTTCTCtaagaagaaaacaaagacaGGAAGATTTAGTGAATTAATATATTCACATGTTGTATATAATGCTATCAGATAA